Within the Enterobacter bugandensis genome, the region ATTTGCCATACGCGCTGGGGAAAGGAGTCGTTTTCGTCCATACCTTCACCTGTGGGGATGTTTGGACCGTCATGGTAAACGAAGATCGCCCTGATTGCTGCGCCTGTTTGCGCAAGAAACCAGCATCCGGTTCCTGGTCGCTTGCAATTGGCTCTTCGCACAGGGATAATGCGCCAGCGCGTTGGTTATCAACGCTCTCAATGGGGGCTCTGTTGGTTCTCCCGCAACGCTACTCTGTTCACCAGGTCAGGTCCGGAAGGAAGCAGCCAGGGCAGACGACGTGGGTGCCGGGATGTAGCTGGCAGGGCCCCCACCCATTTGTGGCCTCATCCATCTTTCCTGTTCCCATCTCTTTTTAGCCTTTATTCCACAATAATATAATGCCTATACCGTGTAATATATATTTCATCGCTCTGAAATATTACTGTCATAAACCTGTAATAATAGACTGGCATTTTATAATTGGACGTCTATTTTCGTCAAAATTCAAAAAAATATAGATCTGGATAACAGTGATAACTTCGTGTATTAAATAAAGTACTTATTCCGAAGGGAAGTGACAAACATGGCTACTGCAGTTTTAAATGTTAAAATTGACGAAGCGCTAAAAGAAAGACTCCGCCACTATGCGGAAGTAAATAACGAAAATTTAAGCGTGACCACAGAGAAACTGCTGCTGCTGGCGTTTGAAGCAGTAGAAGAGGCGGGAGTATCGGAAGAGGATATTGATAATCAGCATACGGAAGAAGAGAGTGTTTCTCCTTTTACTCCTAAAGAAATCAAGGCTCTACGTAAACTTCTGAAGAAGAGAAAATGAAACAACAACTGTCAACTGCCAGTGACTACAACGAGGCCTGCGCTCTGTTGCGCTCAGGCTACGTGAAGCATGTACGTCTTGGCTGGAATGTTGGAAGCGATGAGTTCTTTCGTATTGCGTCTGACTGGTGTGATACCGGTGCAAAAATAAAGAAAGACGGTGATAATTTCGTTATTTCCCTGAAAGGTTTCCCCATTCCTCCTCAGCACTAAATCCTGACCAGTGAAAACTGCTGACTGCATATATTACAGTCAGCAGTTTTTATTTTATGACCCAGTTCAAAATTTTAATATTAAACCAGGCGGCGTTTGACTGCTGGCGTATTTGAATTTAGCGCGAGCCATAACGGTTTAATCCGCAGCAATGCCGCTTCCAGCTCCGCTGGCTCCAGCGAAAAGGGCATACGTAAAAAGCGGTCAAACGCCCCCGATAAGCCAAACCGCGTCCCGGTGCCCAGGTTAATCCCGATGATTTCTGCCCGTGCGGCAAGCTGTGTCGCCAGCATGCCAGGAAGTTCGATCCAGTAAGAGAGTCCGCCCTCCGCCTCATGAAACGTCCACTCCGGGAAATGTTCTCGCAGCAGGTTACTGCATCGATCGCGCCGTTCCGCCAGCATCTTGCGGCGAGCGGGCAGAAAACGCTCGCTATTGTCGATAAGCCACAGCGTTGCCAGCTGCTCTAGCAGCGGCGAGCCTAAATCCAGCGTATCGCGCGTCTGGGCGAGCGTGGCGATAGTCCGCGAGGAGGCGCGGATCCAGCCGAGACGCAGCCCGCCCCAGAAGCTTTTTCCGGCAGAGCCTAGCGTAATCACGCTGGCCTGCGGGTTAAACGATGCCAGCGGTGGCGGCGGTGGCGAATCAAACCAGAGATCGACCATCGTTTCATCCACGACCAGCGCCGTGCGGGTCTGGGCTGCTATATCAGCGATTGCCTGACGGGTGGCGATATCCATGCATCGACCGGTTGGGTTGTGAAAATCGGGCATCAGGTAGGCCAGGCGCGGCGCGGTCTGGGCAAGCGTAGCCGCAAAGCCATCCGTATCCCAGCCCGTTTCCGGCAACGACACTCCTACTGGCCGACACTGTGCTCCCTGAATAGCGGCAATCGCCAGCGGATAGGTGGGGTGATCGACCACGACGCGATCCCCCGGTCCGGCCATCATCCGCAGCACCAGCGCGAACCCGCTGACGGCACCGTTGACCACCATCACCTCGTCTGCCCGGGTTGGAAGACCTCGCGCGGTATAGCGCGCAGCGATGGCCTCCCGTAGCGCCGGCAGCCCAAGCTGCTCGTAGCCCGTCAGCGAGAGGTGTTGAGTAATAGCCGTAAGTGCATGGGTGTAAGCCTGGTGGATCTCCGGCCCGGCGCTGAGGGCGGCAGTGGAAAGATCCAGGGCGACGCTCGCTGCGGAAAGGGTGGGAACGGCGCGTGCATCCGGGAGGATGACGCGCGACCCGCTGCCGTGGCGGCTTTCAAGATAACCCTCTTCACGCAGGTGGGCGAGGGCGCTGCTGACGGTGGTTCGGCTGACGTTCAGCGCCGTCGCCAGCTCACGCTCACCCGGCAGGCGCGTATGCAGTGCCAGCCGGCCATCAAGGATTAATAAGCGCAGCGCGTCAGCCAGCTGGCGCCAGAGCGGAGTGCGGGATGAAGTTTGCTGCCAGTGCCCTAAAAGGCGTACCAAAGACTGGCTTCCGAAGCGGCGTGATGACATAAGCAGTCCACTATTTAAAAACTGGACATTAATCTTAGTGCCATTTTAGGTCAGGATGAAAGTCGGGTTCACTGGAGAAGATAAAAATGGTACGTCGTCTGCTACAACTTTATGTCGGTTTAGGGCTGTATGGGCTTTCCACCGCGATGTTTATTCGTGCGGATTTGGGGGTCGATCCGTGGGATGTGTTTCACCTTGGCGTGGGAATACAGCTGGGGATGAGCATCGGGACGGTGATCATTTTGACCGGGGCTGCGGTGCTCTTACTGTGGATCCCACTGCGTCAGATGCCCGGTCTTGGCACGATCAGCAACGTGATTTGTATCGGTCTGGCGGCGGACGCCAGCATGGCGCTTATCCCCGAACTGAGTTCGTTATCCGTGCGCATCGCTTTCCTGGTGTCGGGCATCGTGATGAACGCGATCGCCACCAGCATGTACATCGGGGCCGGTTTCGGGCCTGGTCCGCGCGACGGCCTGATGACCGGCATTCACGCCCGGCTGGGGTGGTCCATTCGCAGCGTGCGTACCTCCATCGAAGTGTCCGTCCTGCTGATTGGGTGCGTGCTGGGTGGCTCGTTTGGGGTGGGAACCGTGGCGTATGCTCTGACCATTGGCCCGCTTATCCAGCTCTGTTTGCCCTGGTTCCGCCAGAAGCCGCGCGGTGAGAAAATGACGCAGCCGGAGCGGGTTGTTTAATTTGCGAAGCGCTCACATGTTTTAACGGCGTCGCTGTGCCAGAATAGACGCTTCGAAAATCGCGATGCCAGAACGCATGAAAGCAATCACTCTTTATGATGTCGCCCTCCTTGCGGGGGTTTCTTATCAGACCGTTTCCCGCGTGATTAACGACGCGGAGCACGTCTCTGCCCGCACGCGGGAAAAGGTGCAGCAGGCAATGGCGGAGCTGCATTACGTTCCCAACCTGCGGGCGCAGCAGCTGGCGGGGAAACGCACCCGTACGCTGGGGCTCATCACCACCGATCTGGCGCTGCACGCGCCTTCGCAAATTGTCTCGGCGGTAAAATCCCGGGCTGCAGGGCAGGGGGCGAGCGTCCTGATTTCCATGGTGGAGCAGCCGCAGCAGTGTCAGGCGGCGCTTCAGGCGCTGCTGGCGCAGCGGGTAGACGCGCTGCTGGTAAATGTGCCGCTTGACGATCCGCACGCCGAAGCGCTCAGGTCGCTGGCGACGCCCGTCCCGGTGCTGTTCCTCGACGTGTCACCGTCAGCGCAGGTAAATAGCCTCGTGTTTAACGCCGAAGAGGGGGCACGCCTGGGCGTTGAGCATCTGCTTTCGCTGGGGCATCAGCATATTGCCCTGCTGAGCGGGCCGGAAAGCTCGGTCTCTGCGCGCGCGCGTCTGGCGGGATGGAAAGCGACGCTGGCGCAGGCGGGTCTCGACGCGGCTGCGGTGGCCTACGGCGACTGGAGCGCGGCCAGCGGCTATGAGAAGGGACATGTGCTGCTCTCGGGGGCGGTACTGCCGGATGCCATTCTGGTGGCGAACGATCAGATGGCGCTTGGGGTAATGCGCGCCTGTGCGGAAAAAGGGATAGCTGTTCCTGGCCAGATATCGGTGGTCGGGTTTGACGATACGGCCGACAGCGCCTGGTTTTCTCCGCCGCTGACGACCATTCGTCAGGCGTTTCGCGAGGCGGGCGAGCGCAGCGTGGAGTGGCTTCTGTCCCCCAGCGGGGGGGAGGAATGCTGGCAGGTTCAGCTGCCGGTAACGCTGGTGACCCGACATTCCAGCGCGCGCCGCACCCCGCAGCAGGCCGAACGCGAGGATCTGGCGCAGCAGCTCAGAAGCCTGGCCCTCCTTGCCGGGCAGCTTGCCCGCAAATAAAACTTTGTGATCGGACTCGCTACCCCGCGATTGCGTGCTTTACCGTCGCCGGGTGCCAGGGCATGTTAACCAAAATTGTGAGCGCTTCGCAAAGAGGTTAATATGCCCAACACTTTATCGCTGACTCTCAGCGCCATTCTGGCCCGACGGGACTGGGAAAACCCGGGTGTCACCCAGTGGAACCGTCTGGAGGCACATGCGCCGTTACACAGCTGGCGTCTTGAACAGCCTGCCCTGGATGATGCTGTATCCGCCAGCAGACGCTCCCTCAATGGGGTGTGGCGATTTAACTACTTTCCTGCACCTGAGCAAATCCCGGAGGCGTGGGTAACCGAAGACTGTGCGGACGCCGTTGCGATGCCCGTGCCGTCGAACTGGCAGATGCAGGGGTTTGACACGCCCATCTATACCAACGTCACCTATCCTATCCCCGTTAATCCGCCTTTTGTGCCGCAGGAAAACCCAACCGGCTGTTACTCGCTCACATTTAATGTGGATGACGCGTGGCTTCAGAGCGGGCAGACCCGCATCATCTTTGACGGCGTGAACTCTGCGTTTCATCTGTGGTGCAACGGGCGGTGGATGGGCTATTCCCAGGACAGCAGGCTGCCTGCCGAATTCGATCTCTCGACGGTCCTGCGGCCAGGTGAGAACCGCCTGGCGGTCATGGTGTTGCGCTGGTGCGACGGCAGCTATCTGGAAGATCAGGACATGTGGCGCATGAGTGGTATTTTCCGCGATGTGACGCTGCTGCATAAACCCGAAACGCAGATTGCCGATTATCGCGTGGTGACGGACCTGAATGCGGAACTGGACCGCGCGGTGCTTAAGGCAGATGTCGCGCTGGCAGGGGCGGGCTTTGCAGACTGCGAGGTGGTCTTTACCCTGTGGCGCAAGGGTGAAAAATGCGCCAGCGTTTCCCGGCGTCCGGGGTCTGCCGTTGTGGACGAGCGTGGCAGCTGGGACGAACGCTTAACGGTGGCGATCCCCATTGACCGCCCCGCGCTCTGGAGTGCTGAAACGCCGGAACTGTATCGCCTGACGATGGCGCTTCTCGGCCCGCAGGGTGAGGTGCTGGAGGTTGAGGCGTGCGATGTGGGCTTCCGCCGCGTTGACATCAGCAACGGCCTGCTGAAGCTTAACGGTAAGCCGCTGCTGATCCGCGGGGTTAACCGACACGAGCATCACCCGGAAAACGGTCAGGTGATGGACGAGGCGACCATGCGTCGCGACATCGAAATCATGAAGCAGCATAACTTCAACGCCGTTCGTTGCTCGCACTACCCGAACCATCCGCTGTGGTACCGGCTTTGCGATCGCTACGGGCTGTACGTCGTTGACGAAGCCAATATTGAAACCCACGGCATGGTGCCGATGAGCCGCCTCGCTGACGATCCGCGCTGGCTGCCCGCCATGAGCGAGCGCGTAACCCGCATGGTGCAGCGCGATCGCAATCATCCCTCAATTATCATCTGGTCGCTGGGTAACGAGTCCGGCCACGGCGCGAATCATGATGCGCTGTACCGCTGGCTGAAAACCACCGATCCCACGCGCCCGGTGCAGTACGAAGGCGGCGGGGCGAATACGGCGGCGACCGATATTGTTTGCC harbors:
- a CDS encoding LacI family DNA-binding transcriptional regulator, which codes for MKAITLYDVALLAGVSYQTVSRVINDAEHVSARTREKVQQAMAELHYVPNLRAQQLAGKRTRTLGLITTDLALHAPSQIVSAVKSRAAGQGASVLISMVEQPQQCQAALQALLAQRVDALLVNVPLDDPHAEALRSLATPVPVLFLDVSPSAQVNSLVFNAEEGARLGVEHLLSLGHQHIALLSGPESSVSARARLAGWKATLAQAGLDAAAVAYGDWSAASGYEKGHVLLSGAVLPDAILVANDQMALGVMRACAEKGIAVPGQISVVGFDDTADSAWFSPPLTTIRQAFREAGERSVEWLLSPSGGEECWQVQLPVTLVTRHSSARRTPQQAEREDLAQQLRSLALLAGQLARK
- the yczR gene encoding MocR-like transcription factor YczR produces the protein MSSRRFGSQSLVRLLGHWQQTSSRTPLWRQLADALRLLILDGRLALHTRLPGERELATALNVSRTTVSSALAHLREEGYLESRHGSGSRVILPDARAVPTLSAASVALDLSTAALSAGPEIHQAYTHALTAITQHLSLTGYEQLGLPALREAIAARYTARGLPTRADEVMVVNGAVSGFALVLRMMAGPGDRVVVDHPTYPLAIAAIQGAQCRPVGVSLPETGWDTDGFAATLAQTAPRLAYLMPDFHNPTGRCMDIATRQAIADIAAQTRTALVVDETMVDLWFDSPPPPPLASFNPQASVITLGSAGKSFWGGLRLGWIRASSRTIATLAQTRDTLDLGSPLLEQLATLWLIDNSERFLPARRKMLAERRDRCSNLLREHFPEWTFHEAEGGLSYWIELPGMLATQLAARAEIIGINLGTGTRFGLSGAFDRFLRMPFSLEPAELEAALLRIKPLWLALNSNTPAVKRRLV
- the yczE gene encoding membrane protein YczE, which codes for MVRRLLQLYVGLGLYGLSTAMFIRADLGVDPWDVFHLGVGIQLGMSIGTVIILTGAAVLLLWIPLRQMPGLGTISNVICIGLAADASMALIPELSSLSVRIAFLVSGIVMNAIATSMYIGAGFGPGPRDGLMTGIHARLGWSIRSVRTSIEVSVLLIGCVLGGSFGVGTVAYALTIGPLIQLCLPWFRQKPRGEKMTQPERVV